DNA sequence from the Rubripirellula tenax genome:
CCACTTCACCTTGAGTATCCAATTGAACAAGTTTCTCACTATCTGTCTTTCTTTGCTTTGGCTTTCGCCATCATCGGTTCATGCCGCAGATGATCGGCCAAATATCATCGTGTTCTACACGGACGACCACGGCCACGCCGACTTGTCTTGTCAAGGATTTCTTACTGACATCAAGACGCCCAATGTTGATGCGTTGGCACGGAGCGGTGTCTTGGCGAGAAATGGATACAGCACCGCGCCGCAGTGCATTCCGTCGCGGGCGGGGTTGCTGGTCGGTAAGTTTCTGTCCAAGTTCGGTGTGGAAGCAAACGGCGCGTCATTGAAAGGTTTCGACGACGAACTTACCATCGCCGAGCGACTGCAATCGGCAGGTTACGTTACGGCACAATTCGGCAAATGGCATCTCGGCCCCGGACCTCGGATCACCGATCATGGTTTCAAGCATGTCTTCAACCAGAATTCGCAACAACCGTTTTCATCAAACATCACTTTGGATGGCGAGGATCGCGAGATGTCGAGCCTGCCACCAGAGATGTATCACGTTGATGGATGCAGCCGCGCCGCCGCGTCACTGATCCATCGCTACAAAGACAATCCGTTCTTCTTGTACGTGGCCTATCGAGCTCCGCACGTTCCGCTTGATGCGACTCGAAAGTACCTCGATCGATTTCCTGGGAAGATGCCCGAACGCAGACGTCAAGCCCTCGCGATGTTGTCAGCCGTCGATGACGGGGTTGGACTGATCACCGCAACGCTCGCCGAACACAACCTGACTGAGAAAACTTTGATCTTTTACATCGGCGACAATGGAGCGCCATTGAAAATCTACAAACGTGATGCGCCCGGCGGTGGCCCCGGTTGGGACGGTTCGCTCAACGATCCACTTAACGGAGAGAAGGGGATGCTAGCCGAAGGCGGCATGCACACACCGTTCGTTGTCTCGTGGCCGGGAACGATCACCGCTGGCCAAGTTTACGAACACCCAATCAGTGCCTTGGACGTGGCCGCTACGACTGCGGCGCTGGCCAAAATTCAAACCAAACCAGGTGATCTGGACGGCGTTAACTTAATTCCGTTCTTGAGTGGCAAAAACACGGCCGCGCCGCACAATTTCCTAACGTGGCGCTGGGGTGCCCAGTCCGCCATCCGCGAAGGTAACTGGAAACTTCTGCGGGGCGGCGATCGCGAGTACTTGTATGACTTGGATGCGGACATCGAAGAGCAACACAATTTGGCAGCGAAGCATCCAACGATCGCGTCGGCTCTGCGTAAAAAGCTTTCCGCCTGGGCGGAACAACTCAATCCGCCGGGGCTAGATGCAAGCCGCATGACGCAAGCGGCCACAAACTACTTCGACTTTTACCTCGATGGAAAAGAGCCGACCCTCCGAAAGAACCCATGAATCATTTCAAACGCGTCCTTCAAGCCGGACTCTTGCTGGCGATTGCCATTCCGTCAGCGATCGCTGCTGAGAAACCGAATGTTGCCACCGCCAGCGATGAGAACCAGGGCGTTGTCGATCCGTCGCGGACCGGCAACTGGGGGGACCAGGGAGACGGCACCTACCGCAACCCGGTCTTGGAATCCAACTATCCAGACAACGATGTGATTCGCGTTGGCGATACGTTCTACATGATGTCTTCGACAAATCATCAAACGCCTGGCATGATCATCCTCAAGTCGAAGGATTTGGTGAGCTGGGAGTTTTCAAGCACGATTATGCCGGCACCCATCACGTACAGCGATCAGTTTGACATGGGGCACAAGAAGTCGATGGAGAATCGTGGTACTTGGGCAGGTTCATTTGGTTTCAATGGCGAACACTATTTTGCCTACTGGTGTTTTAACCAACTGCACCGCGCCGCTGACAGAAAAGACAGACGTCAGCTCTTAACAATCGTCTATTCCAAAGCGGACAGTATGGAGGGAAAATGGTCGGAGCCCAAAGAAATTCGATTCAAGGATGGCGCGTCGATCGACAGTACTGATCCAGGCGTCTTCTGGGATCAGGAAACGAACAAAGCCTATCTCGCAGCGCACGGTAAATACATTTACGAAATGTCCTGGGACGGCACTCGACTACTGGATAATCGGAACGAAGGAATTTTGGTTGAAGGCGATTTGCACGGTGAGGCGGTGAAACTGTACAAGTTCGACGGTTGGTACTACTACATGAACGCTCACTGGCACGATCACGAGGGTGTCCGCCAACGGATGGCCACGTTCGGGCGAGCCAAACAAATGTCAGGCCCCTGGGAAGTTCGTTTGGCAATGGAAAACGGAAACGGGACCGACCGCTGTCCCTCGCAAGGGACATTACTGAAGCTGGATGACGGATCATGGTGGTTCATTCACCAGCTCGCACGAGGCAGCGATGAAGAACGCTATACCGGTCGGCCCCAAATGCTTGAGCCGGTAGCCTGGAAAGACGGCTGGCCACTGATTGGTGTCGACACCGATGGCGACGGAATCGGTGAAGTCGTCTGGAAGCACAAGAAACCGATCGATGGGTTTCCGGTAACAGCGCCAGCATCGGACGATGATTTCGACGGCCCGCTATTGGGGCTGCAATGGCTGTGGCGTTTCAACCCACACGTCGAGCGATACTCTTTGACCGAGCGGCCCGGCTATCTGCGTTTGAAGTCTTGCGTACGCAGTCTTCAAGGCACGCCCGAGAGCCTGAACCATTTGCCGAATTTATTGGGCCAACGATTGATGGGGCAGAAAGCCAACGTGATCACCGCCAAGTTTGATCTATCAGGCATGGTTGCTGGGCAAGAAAGCGGATTTCATGTATCGGCGAAAGAGAACAACAGCATCGGTGTCAAGAAACCACAAGACGGAAACCTACAGCTGTTCTTCAAGCACGGTGATCCCGCGCAGCCCAAGGTTGTTAAGGGACCGCGCATCGAGCAGTCGGAAATTTGGTTCCGCAGCACCATCGACGACGGCCTCGCTGATTTCTCCTACAGCCTCGACGGCGAAACATTCCTGCCGCTTGGAAGCCAAGTACGGCTACGTTTTTCAGGCTTCACGCCCAACTTGGTAGGCTTTTACTCGCTAAACGCAATCGAAGCAGGCCACGTTGATGTTGACTGGTTTACCTTCGACTACGACGGTCCCAAAGCAGCGGTAAAACAATGAAGATAAAAAACAACGCACCTCATCAAACAATTTTCGTTGTGCTCTTTTGCTGGCTTGGTTTGACAGCGATGGTGTCGCGAGTTCAGGCAGTCGCCCAGTCGCAGCCCGAGTAATTGCAAGCACTTTCCGATTCCTCACCAGAGTTTCAGATCGCCGCAGCCTGGGCGTTGGCGAAAAAGTGATCGACTGTTCCCTTCATAAAATTGCAATAAAACGAACCATCACCGTGCTTTCCTTCATCACCGCAATGACAAACCGCTGTCTGTTCATCCATGGCATTGTTGGCGCGTACTTGGTTTTGCTGATGACTGGATCGGCATCGGCCACTGATCCCCAACGGCCGAACATCTTGCTGTTTTACGTGGACGACTTGGCCTACAACGACATCGGCTGCTATCGATACCCTGGTGATTTGGTCGAAGGTCAGCTTGCCGAAGACGATGCACCCGCGCCCTATCCCGAAAAGAGCGCCTACGCAGCCGCCAATCAAGCGTCTGAGATCATCAAAGGGAAGCTTATCTCAATCACGCCGAACTTGGATGCCCTGGCCCAACAAGGCGTCAAGCTGACCTGCTATCACTCGCCCTCGTCTGTTTGTTCTCCCTCTCGTCTCGCCTTGTTGACCGGAAGAACACCTTCGCGATTTGGGCTCGGGGGCATCATCAGCAATAAGATGGACGCGGGAATCCCCAGTCGAGAAAACACGATTCCGGAAATGCTCAAGAGCGTTGGCTATCGCACGGCCGCATTTGGGAAGTGGCATCTTGGGAAAGCAGAACAGCATCAGCCGACGCTGCATGGCTTTGATCTCTACGAACCGAGTTCGGGGCAGCGTGAGACGGAGTTGTTGCGACTGACGCAGAAAACGATGGCGTTCATCGAAAAACCTCACGACGATCCGTTCTTCGTTTACTTTGCTTGCCATCAGCCACACTATCGTAACGTTGCTCATCCTGATTTCGTGGGCAGCGTCGACAAGTTGCTTGGCAAACGTCGTTACCTGAAAGGCGATCGCACGACCGACACCGTTGAGATTTCGAGCGACTACCACGATGTCGTTCACGAACTCGATCATCGCATCGGACAGATGCTCAAGCATCTCGATGAACTTGGCATTGCCGACCAAACTCTGGTCGTCTTCACGTCGGACAATGGATCATGGTCGAATCATCCCAAAGCACGACAAGGCGTTCCCGGCATCTCGGGCACCGGCTATCCCTACCGCGGCGCGAAATTTGAAGCTTACGAAGGAAGCACTCGAGTCCCTGCAATCGTGCGGTTTCCGGGCGTCGTTCCAAAGAATGCGATTTCATCCGAACCGGTCACCGGGCTGGACTGGTGGAAAACGTTCGCGGACATTGCCGGTGCCGAAATCCCCAGTGACCGTGAACTGGACGGTTTCAATGTCTGGCCGTTCCTGACGGGGCTTCCTGCGGTGACTTCACCACGTCCCTTTGTTCCTCACGATCGAGGCAAAGGAATTGTCGCGATTAGCGACCGAGGTCTCAAACAGTTTTCAAACCGATTGATTGATATCGGAAAAGATCAAAGCGAGCTTAATGATGTCAGCGACTCGCATCCGGAACGATCCATTGCGATGAAGCAACAAATGGACAAAACCAATGCAAGAATCCGTTCGGATTCACCGATGCTGGAGCCCGCGACGCGGCAGTCGATCATCACATCAATTGACCAGCCCTATCTGAACATCGCTTCTGGCGAAACGAGCAGTTTTACGATTGCCATGAATGTGGCTCCGGATGGGCCGTTGACGGTCAATTTCCACAAGCGAAGCGGTGTCGAGAGCATCGAACTGGCACCCACGTCACTCACATTCACGCCAACCAATTGGCGTTCGCCACAGCGAGTGACGGTCACGGCGAAAATTGACGACCTCGATGGATGTGCCGTCTATGTTGCCGAAGCGGCGAACGACATTCCTATACGCGAGATCTTTTTGCGTCATCGCAATCATTGACATTCACCACCCCTCTACCTGATCCATTGTGCCGACCATGCGGAATTTCATTCTTACAGCACTGCTTGCCTGCGGGTTGTCTGTTCAAGCAGCCGAACGTCCGAACATTGTCCTCATCTTCATTGACGATATGGGGTACGGCGACGTCAGCCCGTTCGACAACGAAATTCTTCGCACACCGAACATTGAGGCGATGGCACAGCGGGGGCGAACGTTTACCGAATTCTACGCCAGTCCCGTTTGCACGATGTCGCGGGCGAGTTTGTTGACGGGATGCTATCACGCTCGTATTTCAATGCCATCGGTCTTGCAGCCGACTTCAGAGATCGGACTCAACCCAGACGAAACGAACCTCGCCAATTTGTTGAAAGCCAAAGGTTATGCAACGGCCTGCATTGGAAAATGGCATCTCGGACATCAAACCGAATTCCTTCCCAATCAGCAAGGATTCGATACGTACTTCGGCATTCCGTACAGCAACAACATGACGGACGACTACATGAAGGGAAAAGCTCCGCCGCTTCCCCTTTATGAAAACGACAGGATCGCCGAAACCGAACCCGACCAATCGCAATTCACCAAACGGTTTACCGAGCGTGCCATTCGTTTCATCACCGACCATCAAGACGAACCATTCTTCGTCTACTTGCCGCACCCGATGATTCACACGCCCTTGTTTGCGTCGGAAGAATTCAAAGGCAAAAGCACGATGGGAATCTTGGGCGACGCGATCGAAGAAATTGATTGGTCAGTGGGGCAGATCAACGACACGATCGACCGACTAGGACTTGCCGAAAACACTCTGGTCATTTTCACCTCCGACAACGGTCCCGCCCATCATCCCGCTGGAAAGTTGCGTGGCGTCAAAGGAAGCACTCACGAGGGCGGTGTTCGCGTCCCCACTGTGATGAGTTGGCCGGGAAAAATCCGGCCAGGAACGACCTGTCGTCAGATCACAGGCACCATCGATATCTTGCCAACGGTCGCAAACTTGGCATCGGCGGACTTGGATCCGGCACGACCGATTGATGGGTCTGACATTTCAAGTCTGTTGTTTGACGCCCATCCCGCTCCGGTACGTGAGACCCAACTGTACTACGGATGGAGCCAAACGGGGCGACTGGACGCAATTCGACAGGGCAAATGGAAACTGTTCTTGGGATCCGGTGACCAACCTCCCAAGCGATACGACAATCGTCCGACGAACCATCGAACCCGTCCGGTCGGCGAATTCGAAACCGCGCTCTTTGACCTCGAGGCGGATCCCTACGAAACGACCGACGTCCGGGAAAAACATCCCGAAATCGCAGCACGACTAAAGGCGGAAGCTGCGAAACGCGGTGCCGAAATTTCGACCAACGCACGTCCTGTTGGAAAACTCAACCAGGCGGAATCCAACTGAATTCAATGAACCGCATCTCCCAACGACAATCACTGTTTCCGCTGGTGTTTTTTGGCCTGATGGTCTCGGCGACCATCTGTGTTGCCAAGCCGCCGGACTTCGTGATCACGATCGCGGACGATCACGGCTTCCATCATTCGTCTGTTTATGGATCGCCTGAATTCCAGACTCCCCACATGCAACAACTGGCTGCCGACGGCATTCGGTTTGACAATGCGTACGTGGCCTCGCCGGCATGTGGGCCAAGCCGAGCGGCTTTGTTCACTGGACTGATGCCCTACCGCAACGGGATCGTCGGCAATCACGAGACTGAACTGAAACCCGGCGTTGAATCGTTGTTGCCACAACTGATCGCACAGGGCTATGAAGTCGCATTCCATGGAAAAGTCGGCCACGGTCGGCTGATGCATCACGGGGCCTATGTTCCCGACGAAGTGAAGCGACTGGACAAAGACGAACGTCGCCCCATCCGAACGTTGACGAGTGTCGAAGCGTTCTTGCGAGATCGGCCGAAAGACGCCAAGCCGCTGGCACTGTTCCTGGGTTGGACCGACACGCATTCAGTTTGGCCGCCTCAGCGGGAAGCTCGCGTCGAACCCGCCAATGTTGTGATTCCACCTCGCATCTACGACACGCCCCAGGCTCGGGCCGAAATGTCGCGGTACGTCGAAGCGGCCGAACGGATCGACCGCCGACTTGGAGAAACGCGGGAACTGATCGCGAAGTACTTGGATGCCGACAACACCTTGGTTATGTACACATCCGACCATGGTTTCTGTTGGCCATTCGCCAAATGGTCGCTTTACGAAACCGGAATTCGCACACCGATGATCGTCGCTTGGCCCGGTAAAATTCGACCGGGAACGACGACTGATGCGATGGTCAGTTGGATCGATCTTATGCCGACATTGATCGACCTAGCAGGTGGCGGACTTCCCAAGGATATCGATGGCAAATCGTTTGCCGATGTTCTGTACGGCAAGTCCGATCAACATCGCGACGCAATCTTTGCCACGCACAAGGGCGACAAGGGCATGAACGTGTATCCGATTCGCTCGGTGCGTGTTGGCCATTGGAAGTACATTTTGAACCTGCATCCCGAGTTCGCATTTACGACTCATACTGATGTGCTCGGCACAGCCGGGCCACGCAAGCCGGGAGCTCCCAGCCACGGCGGCAAGCACTGGCCGTCCTACCTCGAAGCCGCCAAGACCGCCCCAGCCGCCGCGGCGTTCCTGCACGACTATCACAGTAATCCCGCCGAAGAACTCTATCAAATCGCGGATGACCCGTTCGAGCAAAACAACCTTGCGGCATCGCCCGAACACGCCGAGCAGTTGGCGGAACTGCGAGCCATGGTTTCCAAACGAATGCGGGAAGTCGGCGATGACCAATCCCTCAGCGGCAAGCCACGTTTCCTGAAAGACTTCCCGTTGCCTGTTGTACTTGATGTGTCCAAGCCCACCGACAAGATGAGTCCCTCTCGATAACAAGAGAGTCCAAACCATTTCCACAGCTAAAGACCATACGATGATGAAACTCTCCGGCGCGCTCGCGTTTGTCTTGGCGATTCATGTCGCCTTGAGCGCATCGGCAATCGCACAGTCCCCGATCGCACAGTCCCCGGTCGAAGCGACTTTCCGCAATCCGCCCGATGCCGCTCGCCCCTACACTTGGTGGCACTGGATGAACGGGCATGTGTCCAAAGCCGGAATCACAAAAGACCTCGAAGCGATGAAGGCGGTCGGTCTTGGTGGCTATCAGCAATTTGATGTGGGTGCCGCGATGCCCGCCGGACCGATCGTTTACAACTCGCCGAAGTATCACGAACTGCTGAAGTTTGCGTTTGCAGAAGCCGATCGTCTGGGGCTGGACGCGGGTTTCAACAATGCGTCGGGGTGGTCCAGCAGTGGCGGCCCCTGGGTCACGCCGGAGGACTCGATGAAAACGCTCGTTTGGAGCGAAGCGACGGTTGCCGCCGCAGCCAAAGATCGCACACCCAACATTCAACTGGCGACGCCCGAACTTCGCGAGTCACAACGCAAAGATGCCAAGGGAAAGCCAAACGATTTCTATCGCGACATCGCAGTGCTGGCGTTTCCCGCACCGGCGAACCTGAAGTATCGAATTGCGAATTGGGAAGAAAAGGCACTCCTGGTATCGAAAGCCAAAGCGGAAGATTTTTCCCCCGATCATCGCGAAGCTCCCACCAGGGCGATCATCCGGCGTGATTCCATTGTCAATCTGACCAGCAAAATGGACGAATCCGGAAAGCTCGACTGGAATCCGCCCGCCGGCGAATGGATCATCATGCGAGTGGGCTACGCGTCGACTCGAGCGATGAACAAGCCGGGGTCTCGCGGCGGGGTCGGACTGGAAATCGACAAACTCAGTCGAGCAGCGGCAGAGGTTCATTGGGATGCGTTGATTGAAAAAGTCATTGCCGACGCCAGTCGACTCCCAGCCTTCACGACCATTCTGATCGACAGCTATGAAGTCGGAATGCAAAACTGGACGGATGCGATGGCGGATGAATTTGCATCGCGCCGAGGCTACGACATCACACCGTACCTCGTCTGTCTGTCGGGGCGCCCGATCGACGATAGCACCACCACCGAACGCGTCCTGTGGGACCTTCGCAAGACGGTGGCCGAGTTGATGCACGAAAACTACTTTGGCTACTACGCCGAGAAGTGTCATGACCACGGGTTGCAGTTGGCGATTGAGCCGTATGGAAGCGGATCGTTCGACGCCACCGCCACCACGCTGCTTGCGGACGTGCCCATGACTGAATTTTGGCGGGGCCCCGTCCGCAATTTGTGGCAATGGACAAGTCAAGTCGTTCCCGGCGGCGCGCATCTTTCAGGTCGGCATGTGGTCGGCGCGGAAGCGTTCACGAGTTTGAAAGGTGATTGGACCGCGCACCCCTACACGCTGAAGAAATACGGTGACTGGGCCATGGCACAAGGAGTCAACCGCTATTACTTGCATACCTTCGCGCACCAACCGTTCGATGACGATGTGTTGCCCGGAATGTCCATGGGACGTTTCGGCGGCAACTTCCATCGCAACAACACCTGGTTCATGAAATCACGCTCGTGGATGGACTCGATCGCTCGATGCCAAGCATTGATGCAGGCGGGAACCTTCCAAGCCGATGTGCTCGCACTCTACGGCGATGAACGGGGATTCAATAATTTCCTAGGCCCAGTCGAGCGACCGGATATCAAGCCGATTCCGGGTTTGAAGGTCGACCTGGGCGGCATGGGTTCACTGGGCCGACTGTCGGTCGACGAAACCGGCGATATTCGTGTGACCTACGAAGGCACGCTCTTGGATACTCGGTACAAAATGCTGGTGCTTAAGCGTGCCGATTTAATGACCGCGGATCACGTTGCGACGTTGGGGCGTCTCGCCGACGATGGTGCCGCGATCTTTGCACCGCGACCACTGCGGTCTCCCTCCCTAGAAGACCATGCCGAGGAAGACGAAACCATCGAGTCCCTCGCCAAACAGTATTGGGACACGCACTTGATTCGCGCGTCGAATGAATTCACAGAGGCGGCTACCTCGCTGGTTGCCGATTGTGAATTGCCAGAAGACATGGTTTTTAACCGGCACCGAATCGACGCCGACGACTATTACTTTGTTGCCAACCAGCTAGACAGCCAGCGGGAAATTGAAGCAACGTTTCGAGTCACTGGCAAAGGCCCCGAACTCTGGAATCCGATCACCGGAGGCGTCATTGAGGCACCGAACTGGAAGCTCACTTCCGATGGCCGCACGCAAGTTCAAATGACACTGGCACCCCTGGAATCACTGTTTGTCGTTTTCCGAGAACCAACCACGCAAAAGAGCCGATCGACTCGCTATTCAACATTCAAAACACTCCAAACCTTGAACGAGTGGACGATCCGGTTTGATCCGGAATGGGGACCGCAGGAACCGATCTCGGTTGACTCATTGCAGTCTTGGCACGAAAACGCCGACGAAAAAATCAAATACTATTCGGGCTCCGCAACGTATCAAACTTCATTCGATCTCGCTTCGATGGAATCTCGCATTGTTTTGGACCTTGGCGAGGTCGGCGTCATTGCAAAAACATCTCTCAACGGGAAATCGATGGGGTCGGTGTGGAAGCCGCCATTTCAAGTTGATGTGACCGAAGGTGCCAAAACGGGAACCAACCTGCTTGAGATCGAAGTCACGAATCTTTGGGTCAACCGGCTGATCGGCGACGAGCGGTTTCCCTCGCACGGGAATCCATGGCCAAAGTGGTTGAGCGACACAATTCCGACGCCAGCGGACGTGGCACGGAAAACGTTTGTCGTTCACTCGCATTGGAAACCGACTGATCCGCTGCTGCCCTCGGGTCTGATCGGCCCGGTAACGCTCCGCTTAAAAAAGTCCCCCGAAT
Encoded proteins:
- a CDS encoding sulfatase family protein, with the protein product MNRISQRQSLFPLVFFGLMVSATICVAKPPDFVITIADDHGFHHSSVYGSPEFQTPHMQQLAADGIRFDNAYVASPACGPSRAALFTGLMPYRNGIVGNHETELKPGVESLLPQLIAQGYEVAFHGKVGHGRLMHHGAYVPDEVKRLDKDERRPIRTLTSVEAFLRDRPKDAKPLALFLGWTDTHSVWPPQREARVEPANVVIPPRIYDTPQARAEMSRYVEAAERIDRRLGETRELIAKYLDADNTLVMYTSDHGFCWPFAKWSLYETGIRTPMIVAWPGKIRPGTTTDAMVSWIDLMPTLIDLAGGGLPKDIDGKSFADVLYGKSDQHRDAIFATHKGDKGMNVYPIRSVRVGHWKYILNLHPEFAFTTHTDVLGTAGPRKPGAPSHGGKHWPSYLEAAKTAPAAAAFLHDYHSNPAEELYQIADDPFEQNNLAASPEHAEQLAELRAMVSKRMREVGDDQSLSGKPRFLKDFPLPVVLDVSKPTDKMSPSR
- a CDS encoding sulfatase family protein, yielding MNKFLTICLSLLWLSPSSVHAADDRPNIIVFYTDDHGHADLSCQGFLTDIKTPNVDALARSGVLARNGYSTAPQCIPSRAGLLVGKFLSKFGVEANGASLKGFDDELTIAERLQSAGYVTAQFGKWHLGPGPRITDHGFKHVFNQNSQQPFSSNITLDGEDREMSSLPPEMYHVDGCSRAAASLIHRYKDNPFFLYVAYRAPHVPLDATRKYLDRFPGKMPERRRQALAMLSAVDDGVGLITATLAEHNLTEKTLIFYIGDNGAPLKIYKRDAPGGGPGWDGSLNDPLNGEKGMLAEGGMHTPFVVSWPGTITAGQVYEHPISALDVAATTAALAKIQTKPGDLDGVNLIPFLSGKNTAAPHNFLTWRWGAQSAIREGNWKLLRGGDREYLYDLDADIEEQHNLAAKHPTIASALRKKLSAWAEQLNPPGLDASRMTQAATNYFDFYLDGKEPTLRKNP
- a CDS encoding glycosyl hydrolase, yielding MMKLSGALAFVLAIHVALSASAIAQSPIAQSPVEATFRNPPDAARPYTWWHWMNGHVSKAGITKDLEAMKAVGLGGYQQFDVGAAMPAGPIVYNSPKYHELLKFAFAEADRLGLDAGFNNASGWSSSGGPWVTPEDSMKTLVWSEATVAAAAKDRTPNIQLATPELRESQRKDAKGKPNDFYRDIAVLAFPAPANLKYRIANWEEKALLVSKAKAEDFSPDHREAPTRAIIRRDSIVNLTSKMDESGKLDWNPPAGEWIIMRVGYASTRAMNKPGSRGGVGLEIDKLSRAAAEVHWDALIEKVIADASRLPAFTTILIDSYEVGMQNWTDAMADEFASRRGYDITPYLVCLSGRPIDDSTTTERVLWDLRKTVAELMHENYFGYYAEKCHDHGLQLAIEPYGSGSFDATATTLLADVPMTEFWRGPVRNLWQWTSQVVPGGAHLSGRHVVGAEAFTSLKGDWTAHPYTLKKYGDWAMAQGVNRYYLHTFAHQPFDDDVLPGMSMGRFGGNFHRNNTWFMKSRSWMDSIARCQALMQAGTFQADVLALYGDERGFNNFLGPVERPDIKPIPGLKVDLGGMGSLGRLSVDETGDIRVTYEGTLLDTRYKMLVLKRADLMTADHVATLGRLADDGAAIFAPRPLRSPSLEDHAEEDETIESLAKQYWDTHLIRASNEFTEAATSLVADCELPEDMVFNRHRIDADDYYFVANQLDSQREIEATFRVTGKGPELWNPITGGVIEAPNWKLTSDGRTQVQMTLAPLESLFVVFREPTTQKSRSTRYSTFKTLQTLNEWTIRFDPEWGPQEPISVDSLQSWHENADEKIKYYSGSATYQTSFDLASMESRIVLDLGEVGVIAKTSLNGKSMGSVWKPPFQVDVTEGAKTGTNLLEIEVTNLWVNRLIGDERFPSHGNPWPKWLSDTIPTPADVARKTFVVHSHWKPTDPLLPSGLIGPVTLRLKKSPE
- a CDS encoding sulfatase family protein, producing MRNFILTALLACGLSVQAAERPNIVLIFIDDMGYGDVSPFDNEILRTPNIEAMAQRGRTFTEFYASPVCTMSRASLLTGCYHARISMPSVLQPTSEIGLNPDETNLANLLKAKGYATACIGKWHLGHQTEFLPNQQGFDTYFGIPYSNNMTDDYMKGKAPPLPLYENDRIAETEPDQSQFTKRFTERAIRFITDHQDEPFFVYLPHPMIHTPLFASEEFKGKSTMGILGDAIEEIDWSVGQINDTIDRLGLAENTLVIFTSDNGPAHHPAGKLRGVKGSTHEGGVRVPTVMSWPGKIRPGTTCRQITGTIDILPTVANLASADLDPARPIDGSDISSLLFDAHPAPVRETQLYYGWSQTGRLDAIRQGKWKLFLGSGDQPPKRYDNRPTNHRTRPVGEFETALFDLEADPYETTDVREKHPEIAARLKAEAAKRGAEISTNARPVGKLNQAESN
- a CDS encoding glycoside hydrolase family 43 protein, with translation MNHFKRVLQAGLLLAIAIPSAIAAEKPNVATASDENQGVVDPSRTGNWGDQGDGTYRNPVLESNYPDNDVIRVGDTFYMMSSTNHQTPGMIILKSKDLVSWEFSSTIMPAPITYSDQFDMGHKKSMENRGTWAGSFGFNGEHYFAYWCFNQLHRAADRKDRRQLLTIVYSKADSMEGKWSEPKEIRFKDGASIDSTDPGVFWDQETNKAYLAAHGKYIYEMSWDGTRLLDNRNEGILVEGDLHGEAVKLYKFDGWYYYMNAHWHDHEGVRQRMATFGRAKQMSGPWEVRLAMENGNGTDRCPSQGTLLKLDDGSWWFIHQLARGSDEERYTGRPQMLEPVAWKDGWPLIGVDTDGDGIGEVVWKHKKPIDGFPVTAPASDDDFDGPLLGLQWLWRFNPHVERYSLTERPGYLRLKSCVRSLQGTPESLNHLPNLLGQRLMGQKANVITAKFDLSGMVAGQESGFHVSAKENNSIGVKKPQDGNLQLFFKHGDPAQPKVVKGPRIEQSEIWFRSTIDDGLADFSYSLDGETFLPLGSQVRLRFSGFTPNLVGFYSLNAIEAGHVDVDWFTFDYDGPKAAVKQ
- a CDS encoding sulfatase-like hydrolase/transferase, producing MTNRCLFIHGIVGAYLVLLMTGSASATDPQRPNILLFYVDDLAYNDIGCYRYPGDLVEGQLAEDDAPAPYPEKSAYAAANQASEIIKGKLISITPNLDALAQQGVKLTCYHSPSSVCSPSRLALLTGRTPSRFGLGGIISNKMDAGIPSRENTIPEMLKSVGYRTAAFGKWHLGKAEQHQPTLHGFDLYEPSSGQRETELLRLTQKTMAFIEKPHDDPFFVYFACHQPHYRNVAHPDFVGSVDKLLGKRRYLKGDRTTDTVEISSDYHDVVHELDHRIGQMLKHLDELGIADQTLVVFTSDNGSWSNHPKARQGVPGISGTGYPYRGAKFEAYEGSTRVPAIVRFPGVVPKNAISSEPVTGLDWWKTFADIAGAEIPSDRELDGFNVWPFLTGLPAVTSPRPFVPHDRGKGIVAISDRGLKQFSNRLIDIGKDQSELNDVSDSHPERSIAMKQQMDKTNARIRSDSPMLEPATRQSIITSIDQPYLNIASGETSSFTIAMNVAPDGPLTVNFHKRSGVESIELAPTSLTFTPTNWRSPQRVTVTAKIDDLDGCAVYVAEAANDIPIREIFLRHRNH